The following DNA comes from Alienimonas californiensis.
TGCGGGACAGGCCCGCGTTCAACTTCAGCATCTGCCTCTCCTTCGTGTTGCGCGAAACAGGAACCAGTCAGGCGACCAGCGAGCCGAGCCGCTTCAGCCCGGCGAGGGCGCTGGTAACGGTGCGGTTGCGGCGTTTCAGCTTGCGGAGGTCCGTCGCCAGCGATCTGGCTTCCGAGGCCGCGTCGGACAACGTGCTGCCGAGGGCGGAGACCCGCTCCAGCAGGGCGTCGTGGTCCGGCGAGGTGTCCGGGTTCTCTTCGCCGCGGACGGCGTGGCCGTTGGCGTCGCCGTTCGTGCGGTAGCCGTTCGCGTTCTGGGCGATGCGGTTGCGGGGCATCGTGGGGGCGGTCCTCGTGGGAGAAGCGGGTTGAGAAGTCCGGCCCTCGCGGACCGCGACGGGCGTCTCAGCGGCTCTGGGTGGAGCCGAGTTCGTGGGTTCATCTGCGGTCAGCCTCACCGCGTCCTTCGCCGAAACCGGATCGCCGGCGAGCGTGGCGAAGACGATCGTCGTGCTGAGGGTTTCTGTGCCGGCGGCGTCGCACCGCACCGGCTCCTCAGCGCCGTTCAGCACGATCTCCGTGCAGCCGTTGGACAACGCCCTGCCGACGAACCGGCGGTCGGCGACGCAGATCGCCGTACCGCTGACCTGCGAGGACGCCGTGGCCAACTCCACCGGCCTGCCGCCCTCGTCCGCGGCACGAATCAGGAACAGGCCGTCCTTCGCCTCCAGCGTGACTGGGCGGCGGTCGGCGCCGACTCCCGGGAGTCGGTCCAGCCGGTCGGCGAGGAACGCCGCGTCGGCCCCAGAGAGGCTGACGGAGGCCTTCCCCTCGCCGCCGGGAACCACACGGTCCAGGTCCGGGAACCGGGCGTCCCGGGCCTCCGGCGTCCACAGCGTCCAGTCGCCGACGGAGAGGACCACGAGCGGAACCTTCGGTCCGTCCGTCACCCTCGCCACGCGGAGCTCCGCGTCCTTCAGCTGCGAACAGCTCAGGACGTGCGGGGCCGGCAGCAGGACGGGCTGTTCCCAGGGGAAGGAATAGCCCCGGGCGATCAGCAGGTGATGACTGTCGGTCGCTTCGATGCGACCGGCGTGCGGGTCCAGCCGCACGCAGCCCAGGGCGTAGCGGGTCGACTCCGCGTCGGTCACGGCCACGGCCGACCGCAGCGCCGCGGCGAAGCCGGGGCCGGGGTCATGGAAGCTGCCAACGGCCGGCGGAGCGAACGTCGCCGCCCGGTCGCGGTCCTGCTTTTCCAGCGAGCCGCGGGCGCTGCGGGGCACGCCCTTCTCGTCCCAGTTGGCGACGACCGCGGCGCCGCCGTTGGCTTCGGCGAGGGAAACGTCGCCGTTCTTGGCAGCTCCGGCCTCCGCCAGCAGATTGAACGGCAGGACCAATCCGGCAGGCGGACGATCGCCGGGGATGAGCAGGCTGACGCCGCGGCCGTCAGGACCGACGGCGGTCAGCCGGGTTCCGCCTTCGGCTCCGGCGTCGATGCGGACCGGCGGCCCGTCGTCGCGGGCTTTGAGCCCGAGGTGTTTCTTCAGCACCGTGCGGAACGCATGCAGCGTTCGCCGGGGCAGCGTGATCGGGGGCATGGGGCCCTCTCGTGTTCGGGGATCAGCGGATGAGGGAAAAAGGCCGGCGACGGGGTTCAGCCCGTCGCCGGTCGTGAAGCCGCCGCCTTCAAATCAGTGAAAGGCGACGCGACCTTTGCCGCAGCGGTGCGGGTTCGTCCGCCGCCGGGCCTGGTGCTCGTCCCAGTCGATGGGGCCGAGGTCGTCGTCGAAGTGGGTGAACGACGGCGGGCCGTCGATCTGGAAGCCCATCCGGGCGATGGCGCCGACGCTCTCGCCGGTGACGGCGGCGATGCGGCGGTTCAGTTCGTGCTGGGGCATGGGAAGCTCCTGTTCGTGAAGTGGGAAAAGAAAAGCGACGAGCCGGCGATGAAGCCGACCCGCCGCTGGGGGGGTGAAGTCGAAGGTGGTGCCGGGCCTCAGCCTGGCGGGTTCAGCAGTTTGCGGATGAGCCAGTCGGCCTCCGCGGTCAATGCCTCGCTCCGCAGCGGGAACGGCCCCAGTACAGGACCGCCGCTCGGGGAGAGATCCGCGGTCCAGACGCCGCCGTCGGCGGGCTCGACGTGGCTGGCACGCGTCACGGAGCACGTACCCATCGCGGCGGCGTCGAGGAGTTCGCCGTACAACCCGCGGGCGTTCCCGTCGGAGCCGACGAACAGCTCCTGTGTTTCGCGAAACACGCTCCTCGGGGAGACCGCAGCACGCGACGGCGGGGGGCGTCGGCGACGAGCGGGTCGAGGGCCTCGGCCACGCCGGTCAGTCCCTCGCGGACCCGCTGTTGGAGCCAGCCGACGCCGGTGTTCGCCCGCAGGTCCACGGGGTCGACGCCCCGCATCAGTCCTTCGGCCTCCGCCACGACGGCGTCGAGGTCGGGGCTGCTGTTCACGTTCAGACGGCGGAACCGCTGGAAGAACTCCGTCAGGTTCTCGATCGCCGAATCGCGGAAGACCCGTGGCCCGCCGTTCTCGCCGCCGGTGAGGCGTTCCCGCAGGTGGTCGACCAGTTGGGCCAACTCCTGAGCGAACGCTTGCTCGGCCAGCTCCACGGCCTGTTCGAACCGCTGCCGCACGCGATCGCACTCCTGCTGGTACAGGCGGGGCGAGAGCCGCCGCAGGTAGTCCGGCGGCTCCACCGCGGGCAGGTCCCAGCTCAGCCCGAACAGCGGGGCCAGTGAGCGAGGGTAGTCAGACGGATCGAACAGATCGCCCAGCCGCTGCCGGGCCAGATCCACGAGGTCGTCCCGGCTTCGATCGACCTCGATCGCGGTCTCGGCGAGTTCCCGTTGGAATTCGTTCATCCGCCGTTCGAAGGAAGGCAGATCGTCGCGGGGCAACAACCGCACGCCGTTCTCGGGGAACGGCAGCGACGTCGTTTTCCAGTACGAAACAGCGGCGTGCCGCACCTTCGCGGCCGCCCGGAGGGCGGGGTGATTGGTGTCCAGCAGCTTCTTCGAGGCCGACAACGAACCACTGTCGGCGTCGAAGGGGCTGGCCGCCTCGTACTTTTGCTCCGGACTGAGGGTTCGCCTCAGCCCCGGCCAACTGACGTGCAGCCGCACCGCGGCGGCGTCCTCACGCAGCCGTTCGGCGGGGTCCCGTTCGCGGTGATCCCGTTCCTCGTCGAGGATCGTAACCTCCGCGGCGCCGTGGTCGGTCTCGGCGTCCGGCAGGTCCTCGTCGACTTCATGGGTTCGCCCGCGTCGCGGCGGGCCGATCAACAGCGTCATGGCGGCTCCTCTGGGTGTGAAATGAGAAACGCCCCGGCGAAGTGCCGGGGCGTGTGAAAGTCAGGGCGACGCAGGTCACGTCAGTTCAGCGAGTAGCCCCCGCCCGGCGGCCTCCGCTGCGTGTTGCGGCGGGGTCGCGGTTGATCGCCGGATTGCTGCCGATCGCGATGCCGGTACGGACCTCCGCCCTCGGCGTCCAAGCACCGACCGCTGGCCCACCGCCGCAGCTTCGCCAGTTGCTCCCTACCGCTCTCGCTGACCGGAACGACGTAGGAGCCAGCTTCGACCAGGGAGACGCCCAGCAGCGCGCTCAGGCGGCAGCAGGATTCGATCTCCGCCCCGGTCCAGCCCTCGTCGTCCGCGGGCTCGTCGCCGGCGTCGATCCCGTACTCCGCCCGGTAGCGGTCCCAGATTAACGCACGCTCCTCGGCGGCGGGCAGGTCGAGGAAGAACGTCGCGTCGAACCGGCCGGAGCGGGTCAGTTCGGCCGGCAGCCTCGACGCATCGTTGCTGGTCGCCACGGCGAACACGCCCCGCGGGCGATCGGCGAGCCAACTTAAAAGAGCGCCGAGCATCCGGGTGCCGACGCCGCTGTCCTGCTGCCCGCCGGACGTGCCGGCGAGGGCCTTCTCGACCTCGTCAATAAAAAGCACGCAGGGCGACATCGCCTCCACCGTGGCCAGCGCCCGCCTCGTGTTTTCCTCCGACTGACCCACGAGCGAACCCATCAGCCCGCCGATATCCAGCGACAGGGTGGGCCGACCGACCTCGCTGCCGAGAGCCTTGGCGAAGGCCGATTTGCCGGATCCAGGCGGGCCTAGCAGGAGCACGCCCTTGGGCTCGGCGTGCGGGTGCAGGTTGGTCAGGGCCGTGCGGCAGAAGGCTTTCAGGGCCTGCATGCCGCCGAGGGAACCGAAGCCGGGACCGTTGCGGCACAGCGTTAGCGAGCCGGAGCCGGTCAGCTGCTTCGCCTTCAGCTCCCAGAGCGGGTCGGGGTCCAGCTTGCCGTGCCGCACCAGCGACAGGGCGAAGGCGTTCTCGGCTTCCGAGCGGGTCAGTCCCGCCGCGGCGTCGAGCACCGCCCACATCTCCTCCGGAAGTTCGCCCGGCTCCGTGGCGACGCCCTTCGCCACGCCGTCCAGTTCTTCCCGGCTGGGAAGCGGGTGATCGAGAACGGCGAAGTCCCGCTTCAACTCCGGCGGCAGGTCGCCGGTCGGCTGAATCAGCACCAAGCAGGTGCGGCGGGTCTTGCCCGCGGCGAGCGTGCCTCGAATGGCCGCCAGCAGTTCGGCGGACTGGAAGAAGCGGTGGACGTGGACCATCGCTAAGACCGCCGGCGTCTCGCCGTCTCCGCTCTGCGGCAGGGCCTTCACGGCGGCCAGTGGATCACCGGGCCCCTCTTCGTCGCCTGTCGCCGTCCACGCGGCGAAGGTCCAGTTCCTCTCTTGGCAGACTGCGGCGAGGTCGCGAACGGCATCCTCGGGTTCGTCGCTGGTCACCAGCACGCCGGGGAAGGCGGCGGCGATCAGCTCCGCGAACCGCCGCTTCAGGGTCGGCGGTCGCTCCTCCTCGGGGCTTTCGCCGGGCAGGCGTCGCCCCTCGTCGCGTCGCTCGCCTCGTCGTCTTCGACACCGGCCGGGGTTCTCGCCCGACGGTCGTCTGGCCATCGGCATCTCCTGCTGGGGGTGTTTGGGTTGGGAATGCACTCGGCCGCGGAATCTACGCCCGCAGCCGCTCCTGCTCGCTGACCGATTCGGTCGCGTGGTATTCGGGCGTCAGCCGCTCGGCGGTCTGGCTGCCGAGGGCGTCCTCGTAGGGCTGGCTGGCGGCCTTGCAGGC
Coding sequences within:
- a CDS encoding AAA family ATPase, whose translation is MARRPSGENPGRCRRRRGERRDEGRRLPGESPEEERPPTLKRRFAELIAAAFPGVLVTSDEPEDAVRDLAAVCQERNWTFAAWTATGDEEGPGDPLAAVKALPQSGDGETPAVLAMVHVHRFFQSAELLAAIRGTLAAGKTRRTCLVLIQPTGDLPPELKRDFAVLDHPLPSREELDGVAKGVATEPGELPEEMWAVLDAAAGLTRSEAENAFALSLVRHGKLDPDPLWELKAKQLTGSGSLTLCRNGPGFGSLGGMQALKAFCRTALTNLHPHAEPKGVLLLGPPGSGKSAFAKALGSEVGRPTLSLDIGGLMGSLVGQSEENTRRALATVEAMSPCVLFIDEVEKALAGTSGGQQDSGVGTRMLGALLSWLADRPRGVFAVATSNDASRLPAELTRSGRFDATFFLDLPAAEERALIWDRYRAEYGIDAGDEPADDEGWTGAEIESCCRLSALLGVSLVEAGSYVVPVSESGREQLAKLRRWASGRCLDAEGGGPYRHRDRQQSGDQPRPRRNTQRRPPGGGYSLN
- a CDS encoding DUF2997 domain-containing protein, producing MTPRIEITVTPEGETSVETKGFAGPACKAASQPYEDALGSQTAERLTPEYHATESVSEQERLRA